In a genomic window of Halobiforma lacisalsi AJ5:
- the rdfA gene encoding rod-determining factor RdfA produces the protein MSQSDEGSSETCGCKVGRVADRYGLADLDADLVRRWTDETDERYSTRDLAEHVNKRVLAAALDDAGLGYKDGEVENTYRLLTDDEVSSGTRVQTRKELERDAVPVEDVESDFVSHQTVYNHLTDCLEASLESPSDEERLERSRDKLGALRNRTAAVTEDTVEQLERSGVLEVGEFNVLVNVTITCEDCKTQYTIRDLLDQGGCDCQSTGE, from the coding sequence GTGAGCCAATCCGACGAGGGGTCGAGCGAGACGTGCGGATGCAAGGTCGGGCGCGTCGCAGACCGGTACGGGCTCGCCGACCTCGACGCCGACCTCGTTCGCCGCTGGACCGACGAGACCGACGAGCGATACAGCACCCGCGACCTCGCGGAACACGTGAACAAGCGGGTGCTCGCCGCCGCGCTCGACGATGCCGGACTGGGCTACAAGGACGGCGAAGTGGAGAACACGTACCGGCTGCTGACGGACGACGAGGTCAGCAGCGGGACTCGAGTCCAGACCCGCAAGGAACTCGAGCGCGATGCCGTCCCCGTGGAGGACGTCGAGAGCGACTTCGTCTCCCACCAGACGGTCTACAACCACCTGACGGACTGCCTCGAGGCGTCGCTCGAGAGTCCGAGCGACGAGGAACGGCTCGAGCGAAGCAGGGACAAACTCGGGGCACTGCGGAACCGAACCGCCGCGGTCACCGAGGACACGGTCGAACAGCTCGAGCGCAGCGGCGTGCTCGAGGTCGGCGAGTTCAACGTCCTCGTCAACGTCACGATCACCTGTGAAGATTGCAAGACCCAGTACACGATCAGGGACCTGCTCGACCAGGGCGGGTGCGACTGTCAGTCGACCGGCGAGTGA
- a CDS encoding glycerate kinase type-2 family protein, which yields MIVVAAPPDMLEIDRPERIPTDDPDAYDTALECLRRGIEAARPETLVKRRLSVSAGTLSVTDVEGRCTEHDLEAYDDVVLVGAGNAAGHFAAALEEAFGDRLTGGAVVTDDPVETSVVDVLEGDHPVPSPTGVESARTVLEHARNAGANDLVVAAITGGGSALLAAPAEPLSIDDLRMVTEELLACGASIDEINAVRKHCSAIKGGRLARVAAPATVLTLPISDVVGDDPSVIASGPTVPDPSTYADALAVLDRYDLEVPDSVRKYLDGGSDGDHPETPTADDSAFDRTDVRILGNGRTALEAAADVAAERGYEPLVLASGVRGEAREAALTHVAIAEECREHGSPVEPPAVLLSGGETTVTLADDHGRGGPNQEFVLAGALALDRDDGGVVVSAVDTDGIDGATDVAGAIADATAVPERTGRSALEGNDALSVLEEAEAVVRTGPTGTNVNDLRAIVVASPADSGRNRKG from the coding sequence ATGATCGTCGTCGCCGCACCCCCAGACATGCTCGAGATCGACCGCCCGGAACGAATCCCGACGGACGACCCCGACGCCTACGACACTGCCCTCGAGTGTCTGCGGCGAGGCATCGAAGCCGCTCGACCCGAAACCCTCGTGAAACGCCGACTCTCGGTCTCGGCGGGGACCCTCTCGGTCACGGACGTCGAGGGCCGTTGCACCGAACACGACCTCGAGGCGTACGACGACGTCGTCCTCGTGGGTGCCGGGAACGCCGCTGGCCACTTCGCCGCGGCGCTCGAGGAGGCGTTCGGCGATCGACTGACGGGCGGTGCGGTGGTCACCGACGACCCGGTCGAGACTTCCGTCGTCGACGTGCTCGAGGGGGACCACCCGGTTCCGAGCCCGACAGGCGTCGAGAGTGCCCGGACGGTCCTCGAGCACGCCCGAAACGCGGGAGCGAACGACCTGGTCGTCGCCGCCATCACCGGCGGCGGCAGCGCGCTGCTTGCGGCTCCGGCCGAGCCGCTGTCGATCGACGACCTCCGTATGGTGACAGAGGAACTGCTCGCCTGCGGTGCCTCGATCGACGAGATCAACGCCGTCCGCAAACACTGCTCGGCGATCAAGGGCGGCCGCCTCGCACGCGTCGCCGCACCGGCGACCGTCCTCACCCTGCCGATCAGCGACGTCGTCGGTGACGATCCGAGCGTGATCGCCAGCGGCCCGACCGTCCCCGATCCTTCGACCTACGCCGACGCGCTCGCGGTCCTCGATCGCTACGACCTCGAGGTCCCCGATTCGGTACGTAAATACCTCGATGGGGGATCGGACGGCGACCACCCCGAGACGCCGACCGCGGACGACTCAGCCTTCGATCGGACGGACGTCAGGATCCTCGGCAACGGTCGGACTGCACTCGAGGCGGCCGCCGACGTCGCGGCCGAACGAGGTTACGAGCCGTTGGTGCTCGCCTCGGGCGTCCGCGGCGAGGCCCGAGAGGCCGCGCTCACCCACGTCGCGATCGCCGAGGAGTGTCGGGAACACGGCTCGCCGGTCGAACCGCCCGCGGTACTTCTCTCGGGAGGCGAAACGACGGTGACCCTCGCCGACGACCACGGCCGGGGCGGCCCCAATCAGGAGTTCGTCCTCGCCGGCGCGCTCGCACTCGATCGTGACGACGGGGGGGTCGTAGTCTCGGCGGTCGACACGGACGGGATCGACGGCGCCACCGACGTCGCGGGGGCGATCGCCGACGCGACGGCGGTCCCCGAGCGGACGGGGAGATCCGCTCTCGAGGGCAACGACGCGCTTTCCGTGCTCGAGGAGGCCGAGGCCGTCGTCCGAACTGGACCGACGGGAACGAACGTCAACGATCTGCGGGCGATCGTGGTCGCCTCCCCGGCCGACTCCGGTCGCAATCGAAAGGGGTGA
- a CDS encoding IclR family transcriptional regulator, producing MTDAPNRSVERGFAIVDELAENGGGRVSELAERLEMPVSTVHDYLRTLVATGYVTREGKEYRTTTRFLEVGHRHRHRLEIYKAVRDQLETVAAETGEHATLLIEEDDQAVILAVEEGPDAINLFAYPGARMPLHVTAPGKAMLAHMPEERVESLLEGDLVSVTSQTVTDPDRLREQLEAVRERGYAVDEGERIAGMVCVAAPVLDKDDRLRGAICLCGPESRLDESRRAEIGEVVERAANVTQVNLDYV from the coding sequence ATGACGGACGCACCGAACCGGTCGGTCGAGCGCGGGTTCGCCATCGTCGACGAGCTCGCCGAAAACGGTGGCGGGCGGGTTTCCGAACTGGCCGAACGCCTCGAGATGCCGGTCAGTACCGTCCACGACTACCTGCGGACGCTGGTCGCGACTGGCTACGTGACCAGGGAGGGCAAGGAGTATCGGACGACGACCCGGTTTCTCGAGGTCGGGCACCGTCACCGCCACCGGCTGGAGATCTACAAGGCCGTCCGGGACCAACTCGAGACGGTCGCCGCCGAAACCGGCGAGCACGCGACGCTGCTGATCGAGGAGGACGACCAGGCCGTCATCCTCGCCGTCGAAGAGGGACCCGACGCCATCAATCTGTTCGCGTATCCCGGGGCACGGATGCCCTTACACGTTACCGCACCGGGAAAAGCGATGCTCGCACACATGCCCGAGGAGCGGGTCGAGTCGCTCCTCGAGGGTGACCTCGTGTCGGTGACCTCCCAGACCGTTACCGACCCCGACCGGCTGCGCGAACAACTCGAGGCCGTCCGCGAGCGCGGGTACGCGGTCGACGAGGGCGAGCGCATCGCGGGAATGGTCTGTGTCGCCGCGCCGGTGCTGGACAAGGACGACCGACTGCGCGGGGCGATCTGCCTCTGCGGACCGGAGAGTCGACTCGACGAGTCGCGGCGGGCCGAGATCGGCGAGGTCGTCGAACGGGCAGCGAACGTGACGCAAGTCAACCTCGACTACGTGTAG
- a CDS encoding acyl-CoA dehydrogenase family protein, with product MELSDEQELVRESIREFVAEEVTPVVDEADENQEFPEEVWDGLAELGLTGLTVPEEYGGFDADRLTYSIANEEVAYGDLSLATALSVHCMAASCIREFGSEQHREEWLPQMVDGRPVGAFALSEPEAGSNPAEMSTQARLDEENGEYVINGKKQWITNGKRAGVVILFAKTDRDDPDTVTQFLVPKDAEGLEVGKKEDKLGLRASDTTTLIFDDVRIPEENRLTEVGRGLKAAFSILTVGRIAIASQAVGLAQAALDDAVAYSEQREQFGQPIADHQTIGHKLADMQTKVQASRLLARDAARKNEDGVDPMAASMAKYFASEAAVEVANEAVQIHGGYGYTTDFDVERYYRDAKITTIYEGTTEIQKEIIARHVRESGGSR from the coding sequence ATGGAACTTTCAGACGAACAGGAACTCGTCCGGGAGAGCATCCGGGAGTTCGTCGCGGAGGAGGTCACCCCCGTGGTCGACGAGGCCGACGAAAACCAGGAGTTCCCCGAGGAGGTCTGGGACGGCCTCGCTGAACTCGGTCTCACCGGACTCACGGTCCCCGAGGAGTACGGCGGTTTCGATGCCGATCGGCTGACCTACAGCATCGCCAACGAGGAAGTGGCGTACGGCGATCTTTCGCTGGCCACCGCGCTGTCGGTCCATTGCATGGCGGCGTCGTGCATCCGCGAGTTCGGCTCCGAGCAACACCGCGAGGAGTGGCTGCCCCAGATGGTGGACGGCCGCCCCGTCGGGGCGTTCGCCCTCTCGGAGCCCGAGGCCGGGTCGAACCCGGCGGAGATGAGCACCCAGGCCCGACTCGACGAGGAAAACGGCGAGTACGTCATCAACGGCAAGAAGCAGTGGATCACGAACGGGAAACGGGCCGGCGTCGTGATCCTGTTCGCCAAGACGGACCGCGACGACCCCGACACCGTCACCCAGTTCCTCGTCCCGAAGGACGCCGAGGGCCTCGAGGTCGGCAAGAAGGAGGACAAACTCGGCCTGCGAGCCAGCGACACGACGACGCTGATTTTCGACGACGTGCGGATTCCGGAGGAGAACCGCCTGACAGAGGTCGGTAGGGGACTCAAGGCTGCCTTCTCCATCCTGACGGTCGGTCGGATCGCCATCGCGAGCCAGGCCGTCGGGCTGGCCCAGGCGGCGCTTGACGACGCCGTCGCCTACAGCGAACAGCGCGAGCAGTTCGGGCAGCCGATCGCGGACCACCAGACGATCGGTCACAAGCTTGCGGACATGCAGACGAAGGTCCAGGCCTCGCGGCTGCTTGCCCGCGACGCCGCCCGGAAGAACGAGGACGGGGTCGATCCGATGGCCGCCAGCATGGCGAAGTACTTCGCGAGCGAGGCCGCCGTCGAAGTCGCCAACGAGGCCGTCCAGATCCACGGCGGCTACGGCTACACGACCGACTTCGATGTCGAACGCTACTACCGGGACGCCAAGATCACGACGATATACGAGGGGACCACCGAGATCCAGAAAGAGATTATCGCGCGACACGTCCGCGAATCGGGCGGAAGTCGCTAG